In the genome of Xiphias gladius isolate SHS-SW01 ecotype Sanya breed wild chromosome 18, ASM1685928v1, whole genome shotgun sequence, the window AAGTTCTTaagtagctgtggatcagacctgcacaacgtcCAGGAGGAACATTGGACCGTTCTTCctacagagctgcttcagctcagacaCATTCTCAGAATTTCTGTGTGAATGGCTCTGTGAGCACAGCATCTCTATTGGGTTATGGTCTTTGCTCTGACTGGTCCACTCCAGATGGTGGATTTTCCTTGTTTGAAGgcattctgtagtagatttacttccatgtttaaggtcattgtcctgctgcgtCACCCAgtttctactgagcttcagctggtgaCAGCCacctgtaagataccttgataaacccGTGAATGTGTTTTCAACCGAAACAAGACGTGATAACACTGACACATCATCAGCCTTTTATTTGAGCCTTTTACTTATAGGTTTATTCCACAGGGACCACACAGATTAACACTGTTTAatacagataaacacaaacGGATGTCATGTATAGAGGCTTCTAACTGAAGCTAATCTGCAGCTTCAACCTTGAAAATTACATTCAGCTAGTTCATCACTACCACAGACCCCTGAACATTATACATTGATGTTTCATACAGTGGTGTTATAAAAACATAGACTCTTTAAAGAcacctgtctgactgtctgtctgcctgcctgtctcctgcttgtcctcctcttcctctgcattgAGACCCGTCCACTCGTGAAGGACACTCAGACATTTTCAGCCtcagatttggaaaaaaataaaaacagacagcgTGCAACTTCACTGGGCTCTAATATTTATAAAGATGTCTGAGACATGTCAGGTGATCTGTCTCACCTGTtcagctccttctttttctcctgcttGGCAACCATCTTCTGTCCAACCTCCCTGGTCGCCTGACTCTGAAGCATCCAATCAGCATGAAGCTCAGCAGGAGGACACAGCtgacatcatcattatcatcatcacacAGTTTCACATATAAGAGTGATGAGCTGCAGAGATTTAGACTAAAACTGTGATCATATTCGCCATTAAATCTTATGTTCagacttaaacaatgaatcaatgTATCTACTgacaagtactgtgtgtgtattgatataatttaaaataaaacaacaagtaTTATGTGTGTATCAGAGCCTGACATATCTCGTTCCTTTGAGCCACAGAATTTCATTGTttcaaaaaactattaaaacacatcagtgagccacactgtgtACAGggtcatcaccatgaacacacacattggaCCTGTATGTTGGGCTGGGTGTATTTCGTGGTGTTGTACCTGTAATTTTGGGTTCTCAGCTGGGACTAATTTCTGCACCACCTCCAGGAAAGCCACTGTTGTATCCAACACTGTCACCATGTCAGTGCGGCAGCCATGGATTGTGGGTAGCAGCTGCCGTAGCCTGCTGCAGCTCTGAGTGATGCGTTTCCTGTCAGAGAGATGACATCATCAGGTTATGTCATGTCCAGGCCAGCCCTTACCTACAGTCCTCTAATCATGTGACCTCGGGTTAAATCCAAAATCcaggctgaatccaaatgtccatACTTCACTGCATTCACAGACGTAACAGGTGCTTTCCTGGGAAGTCTCTGAGTGCTGAGGTCTGTCCATGTCCACACGGGGTCTCAAGCAGACTTTCTGGGACTTCCAGACAGTGTGCTTGGGGTGCAGACTGAAACAGACTTTCCTTGGGAAATCACCTTTAATCCACACCAATATGGATTTGACAATGTACAAAAAACTAAcgtgatgataataatgataatattaataataataataataataaattaccatatttatttttgaatacatttgggtttttttatttttgttgtgcaAACCTATTGATGCAGTGAAATTTCATTTTGCAGAGAAGGAACATGAACAGGCTGAATAATCGGGATTAGTTTTAATCTGCAGGTTTTTGCCCATCAGGATCCTCAGTTGAAGGTTTAATGTGGatataatattgtgtttatCAGCTGAGGTGAAGGGTGAATTTATCTGTTGTAGATACTATGGGATGTAGCAGACCTGCGCACATCATCACactgctgagaaaaatattttgaaatgagtcACAGGGTCAGAAATTTCAGTCTATCTCCATGGAAATACACAAGGTCTTTAAATCCCATCTACCTTAAACCACTTGTGGTCCGGCAGCCTCGTACACTTGACGTGGCAATGATGAAGACATCATTGTGCGTATTACAAAAGTCCGGAGGGTGGACATTTGAATTCAGCCGGCAGTTTGAACACAGGAAGCTcaacttcacaataaaagtccaGTAGATAGAGTCAGAACCTGCGGTGTCTCTCCAGGAAAACGCCGCAGCTGTTCTTCAGGTCCTGATGGGGCTTCATCTGAAAGTTCTTTagaccatcatcatcatccttcctctctccctttccctcctcttcagTTGAGACAGTCAGCAGAACATCAGTGTTGATGGTCAACAGAATCTGATCTACATGACTGAAATCAGTTGAAACAGATGCTTCAGGACCAGGACCTGTACTAAGATCTGAATCGGTGTGAGGACCATGACCAGGATCTGACTCAGTGTGAGGACCAGGACCAAGAGCAGCTCTAGTTC includes:
- the LOC120804124 gene encoding uncharacterized protein LOC120804124 isoform X2; this encodes METKMEREEEDGMEQHVVEIYKTDSMKHFTETRTRAALGPGPHTESDPGHGPHTDSDLSTGPGPEASVSTDFSHVDQILLTINTDVLLTVSTEEEGKGERKDDDDGLKNFQMKPHQDLKNSCGVFLERHRRKRITQSCSRLRQLLPTIHGCRTDMVTVLDTTVAFLEVVQKLVPAENPKLQSQATREVGQKMVAKQEKKKELNRLKMSECPSRVDGSQCRGRGGQAGDRQADRQSDRCL
- the LOC120804124 gene encoding uncharacterized protein LOC120804124 isoform X1, with protein sequence METKMEREEEDGMEQHVVEIYKTDSMKHFTETRTRAALGPGPHTESDPGHGPHTDSDLSTGPGPEASVSTDFSHVDQILLTINTDVLLTVSTEEEGKGERKDDDDGLKNFQMKPHQDLKNSCGVFLERHRRKRITQSCSRLRQLLPTIHGCRTDMVTVLDTTVAFLEVVQKLVPAENPKLQLCPPAELHADWMLQSQATREVGQKMVAKQEKKKELNRLKMSECPSRVDGSQCRGRGGQAGDRQADRQSDRCL